In the genome of Aricia agestis chromosome 4, ilAriAges1.1, whole genome shotgun sequence, the window GGTAGTGAAGAATGtggcagttttacaaggcatggtgacgtacaatgttgctacatcgtgacgtgcatttttacgttacgttgacgtaaatttggagatgtggacaggccgttaCTTGTCACACTCGGGTGACGTTACGAAACTCGCCCCCCGGTGTGTGGTCAGCGCTCACCTCCTCCTCGTAGTCATCATCATCGTCGTCGTCCAGCCCCTCGCCGGTGTAGAGCAGCACGGCGCGGGAGACCACGCGCTCGCGGATGTAGTGCCCAACCTCGAAGTCCGCCGTCAGCAGCGCCTGCGCACGACCAATACTTTGAGCCCGTCATCTATATCTATGACTCCTacttttttggaacgaagttccttatcgcgcgtaaCGCGTagcgaaaggaggctagacagaccgatatttgacctcgacacttttttagtaCCTGTAGGGGCAGATGGCGTTGATTAGACGTATATTGAGTGGTATTTAAGGGCCCACACATTAACAGTTCGCCGACAGGCCGCCGCCTGACGATTTTGTATCGACGCTCAATGACTGTCAGGCAGCCTGCCGACCAGAGCAGAGTTAATGTGTAGGAGTTGGGACCCtttagtattcctgtgcgtcaactagatggcgtttttgagaataaacagggAAATCTACCGgacatttaaataaatgttattatatggggcgtcaatagatggagttttttttataactttgttccatccgggtgtcccttttCTATTTTGTATACAGAAATATAATTTCGAGTCTAGGGCCCTGTCTTTAGGAGTGCTCCTACATATTCTACTTTTTATGCCGAAGAGAATGGTCTAACTGCATCGAAAATATCCTAATATCTACCCCTATAGCACAATttcagatttaaaaaaaaatttctaaAGCTAAGTTGCCGGTTTCCACAGATTTATAAACATAAGTGTTTTCTAGACATCAAGTAAAGTTATGAAAAACAATATATCTTAGCAAACAGCTATTCATTGTTTGACATAAGCTTACACAAGTTTGAAACTTTTTTTCAGATGGGGATTGTGCTATCAAACTGAAACTTTCGTATTGACTGTTGAGTGTTGACGCCTGACAGTACAAGcaagttcattttttttttaactttatacaTATATCAAAGCAAATACCAGGCCACTAGTACAAGTATATTTATTAACCTGAATGTCTGAGGCCAGAGTTGAGTTGGGGTCTTCGGGCATCGCGGGCGGGGCAAAGAAGTTGAAGAAGGAGTCGGCCTGCACGGACTTTGTAATGGTGCGGACGGAGCCGCGAGACTTGTGCTTTTGCTTCTTTTTTATCGTCTTCACTGTTACATTCTTGCCTTTCTTCCAGTTGATCTCGCAGCCCTAGTGAAAACCATAAAATTAGTAAGCATAAAGTTATATCTATATTTGTGATAATCTTAATGAAAAATCCTCAGTTGGTGATGCATGTTAAAGAAATCAATCATGATTCTCAGAAATTGGTGTAAGTTTGTCATCatgtaaaaaattgtaaattacgcacctagggcaagaaaataagaaatgtctcagatcacatgtaattGTTGGCCGAGGCGAAGCTGGTGATCTTAGAGATTTCTTATTAattactgcccatggtgcgtataacatttttctcatcgacggaggcggaaaatTACTTAAAGTAGACTTTAAGTAGTGTAGAGTAACACAAATCAATTACCTTGCATGAGTAGATCTCTGGACCCTCAAACTCTAGGGGGTTATCCTCATCAGGTTTACATTTCATTGAGTATTCCTTTGTTAAGATTGTATCGGAGAAGTAGTCATTGGGAGCAAAGTGGAACTCCAACGTGAAACCAATAGGATCCTCATGCATTTGCACTGTGGACAAAATAGATTGATAAGTTATAATCATAGAAAAtgtgcaaatatttaattagatTTAGTAATGTttgggccaacgctaaaactcgcgcgggcgcacgctcgcgtgagtataaatgaaaaatagaaTGGGCAGCATCGTCGCCCGTGTCCGCGCTCCATCGCACGCGCCTTCGTTGGCCCTTACACAATCTGGATCATGACCAAAAGCATTGGTCCATATTTATTAGGTGTTAAAGTGATATTATAATCTTGTTGTAGGGAAACTCTACAGAAGCAAGTGCCAAGCTAATTTCGGCATGTAGAAAAGTCTTCAAGAGCTACTAACCTTTAATGTCCTGCAAACTTTTTATAATAGGCTCGTCGTGTTCCTGCATCATTTCACACAGCATCGAGACATTCTTGAAGATGGTATACCAGAAGTCTGGGATTCCTTTCACATTAGG includes:
- the LOC121725889 gene encoding nucleosome assembly protein 1-like 1 isoform X2 yields the protein MGTVERPGDATSEVESGEEEEIVGGEDLAAQLMKSGITRNEMLAAITNRIHAEAIAALPPNVRRRIKALRSLQKEFVDIEAKFYSEVHALECKYEKLYKPLFEKRAQIVNGVYEPKDEECQNPWRDEAEEEELAQAVQKAAITDGEDKTGENKPEEPPMDPNVKGIPDFWYTIFKNVSMLCEMMQEHDEPIIKSLQDIKVQMHEDPIGFTLEFHFAPNDYFSDTILTKEYSMKCKPDEDNPLEFEGPEIYSCKGCEINWKKGKNVTVKTIKKKQKHKSRGSVRTITKSVQADSFFNFFAPPAMPEDPNSTLASDIQALLTADFEVGHYIRERVVSRAVLLYTGEGLDDDDDDDYEEEEEECSSEESEEDEGAPRRRGRKPAKGAHAKPAECNQQ
- the LOC121725889 gene encoding nucleosome assembly protein 1-like 1 isoform X3, producing the protein MGTVERPGDATSEVESGEEEEIVGGEDLAAQLMKSGITRNEMLAAITNRIHAEAIAALPPNVRRRIKALRSLQKEFVDIEAKFYSEVHALECKYEKLYKPLFEKRAQIVNGVYEPKDEECQNPWRDEAEEEELAQAVQKAAITDGEDKTGENKPEEPPMDPNVKGIPDFWYTIFKNVSMLCEMMQEHDEPIIKSLQDIKVQMHEDPIGFTLEFHFAPNDYFSDTILTKEYSMKCKPDEDNPLEFEGPEIYSCKGCEINWKKGKNVTVKTIKKKQKHKSRGSVRTITKSVQADSFFNFFAPPAMPEDPNSTLASDIQALLTADFEVGHYIRERVVSRAVLLYTGEGLDDDDDDDYEEEEDSYSDEDSGTEEVSDEEE